The following proteins are encoded in a genomic region of Salminus brasiliensis chromosome 17, fSalBra1.hap2, whole genome shotgun sequence:
- the trim66 gene encoding tripartite motif-containing protein 66 produces MEKCCSECPEPRVAQSLCTFCNKWLCFQCTDLHQHDRASALASEPRLHQRASTPPAPSEIGSACCGHAVVMCPLHKQEPLELFCETCDLMACSICHLSSHKDHRLVHVNKALQDQRWLLENLMARVEEKRSAVENTAKQIQGRLHGVKITQKKAENQIKMAKMIMMNELNKRANLLIEQLESISSGFKQRLEDQLQGAIELCSQLEHVHNFITWAVAHHRRNPLLFSKELIALQMQQLLEPLMHSEAWAPLKIKFNWDASFWTKQISTLGQLSVEGGSRSYSEGVGRTSILRPQPVACMAMSSLCHSAREPDCAYQAFSQPQLCCLHCRPAQSVPLEKYPSQLDKYSVQCPQQPSCNSPQSLQRCWEPEGTALLPQSMVHSSQRSTPPPVPESIQLSPSRGPLRQPATSNHQPQNEQLSTLPDRAAVSNRTSTFGQPPVSQEQSSTDLDTLLKKQQQLEQPLARPSAESSPAPTPKQQPLANCQDKDRGSPGLDVHVPAEECAADAQSQASPEMSTRSSSIPAEPSLPRNSPSDVRPTEDAHCLATVTGDQRCTAQQDCTQPRTRKPGSDSEVMEVHPQNRNSSSLTTYKTEPDNVYAYAYENTGFKSRTKYRTPRETQDTSCRDAPEGSKVPVVCLERLKILVSKCPPQGHQKTDFPTDPGLKSERTVSQELQSECPTEGVSSTEPDHGGEDCLLPTQPPQAEPLQCSTSPGISELQIQELCNQDKDTEDCTEANISTVQSRDTEPSTQPESEEEHASDPNSSEPRSVPVSDSHIESTTEADFCSEAEIDSELQAESDPSIESEPQVESDSEPQVESDMESEQPPDLELSAESEPELESEPDSTAEVTLNLEQECEWEAEQQATTDSRGRSEATLPEQATEHPEEMENEDFCAVCLIGGDLLCCDHCPKVFHLACHVPSLLSFPTGDWVCTLCRDVQRPEVEYDCEDVRLPIAIAPSGLSACDQRKCEKLTLLIYSNILSAPFHEPVSPLARHYYQIIKRPMDLSAIRSRLNKSSSSHYNSPSEFVADVLLMFKNCAKFNYPDSEVAQAGRSLQDFFLSKLSEVFPELNCPALEDDSDSDEYEEAEQAAAAGFPWPERKEQSHRKRKRRHSLNWRRHHY; encoded by the exons GTTCTGCTTGTTGTGGGCATGCTGTTGTCATGTGTCCACTCCATAAACAGGAGCCTTTGGAACTCTTCTGTGAGACGTGTGACCTTATGGCCTGTAGCATCTGTCATCTGTCTTCCCACAAGGACCACCG ATTGGTTCATGTCAACAAGGCTTTACAAGATCAGCGATGGCTCCTGGAGAACCTTATGGCACGGGTAGAGGAGAAAAGATCAGCTGTGGAGAACACTGCCAAGCAGATCCAGGGCAG ACTTCACGGTGTAAAAATCACACAAAAGAAGGCCGAAAACCAGATTAAAATGGCCAAGATGATTATGATGAACGAGCTGAACAAACGGGCCAACCTATTAATAGAGCAACTGGAG AGTATCTCTAGTGGCTTTAAACAGCGTCTGGAGGACCAACTTCAGGGGGCAATAGAATTGTGTAGTCAGCTGGAGCATGTACACAACTTCATCACCTGGGCAGTGGCCCATCACAGGAGGAATCCACTGCTCTTCAGCAAAGAGCTG ATTGCTCTTCAGATGCAGCAATTACTGGAGCCACTGATGCACTCAGAGGCCTGGGCCCCTTTGAAAATTAAGTTCAACTGGGATGCCAGCTTCTGGACCAAGCAGATATCCACTCTTG GTCAGCTTAGTGTTGAGGGTGGAAGCCGGTCGTACTCAGAGGGTGTAGGCCGAACAAGTATTCTGAGACCCCAGCCTGTGGCCTGCATGGCCATGTCCTCCTTGTGCCATTCGGCCCGAGAGCCAGACTGTGCCTACCAGGCCTTTAGCCAGCCGCAGCTCTGCTGTCTCCACTGCCGACCAGCTCAGTCTGTACCGCTGGAAAAATACCCCTCGCAGCTGGACAAGTACTCAGTCCAGTGCCCCCAGCAACCTAGTTGCAATTCCCCACAGAGTCTCCAGAGGTGCTGGGAACCTGAAGGCACCGCCTTGTTGCCCCAGTCTATGGTCCATTCTTCTCAACGGTCTACACCACCTCCTGTGCCTGAGTCTATCCAGCTGAGCCCCAGCAGAGGTCCGCTTCGACAGCCTGCTACATCCAACCACCAGCCACAGAACGAGCAGCTGTCTACCCTCCCTGACAGGGCTGCTGTGAGCAACAGAACATCCACATTTGGTCAACCTCCTGTAAGCCAAGAACAGAGTTCCACAGACCTTGATACCCTtctaaaaaaacagcagcaactTGAGCAGCCTCTGGCGAGGCCAAGCGCAGAGTCCAGTCCTGCACCAACACCAAAACAGCAGCCACTCGCAAACTGCCAAGATAAGGATAGG GGTTCCCCAGGGTTGGATGTGCACGTGCCGGCTGAGGAATGTGCAGCTGATGCCCAGAGCCAGGCCAGTCCAGAGATGAGCACCAGATCCAGCAGCATCCCTGCAGAACCAAGCTTACCACGTAACAGCCCTTCTGATGTCAGGCCTACTGAGGATGCCCACTGTCTAGCAACGGTGACCGGGGACCAACGATGCACAGCACAGCAG GACTGCACACAACCCAGGACAAGAAAGCCTGGTTCAGACAGTGAAGTAATGGAAGTCCATCCACAGAATCGTAACAGTTCTTCTCTGACCACCTACAAGACAGAACCAG ATAATGTCTATGCATATGCCTATGAAAATACTGGCTTTAAGTCTAGGACAAAATACAGAACACCAAGAGAAACTCAGGACACCAG TTGCAGAGATGCTCCAGAGGGTTCTAAGGTTCCAGTTGTCTGCCTGGAACGACTAAAGATTCTAGTATCCAAATGTCCGCCACAAGGCCACCAGAAGACCGATTTTCCAACTGATCCAGGGCTAAAGTCTGAAAGGACTGTCTCCCAGGAGCTACAGAGCGAATGTCCTACTGAG GGGGTATCCAGTACAGAACCAGATCATGGAGGAGAGGACTGTCTACTACCTACACAGCCACCACAAGCAGAGCCTCTGCAATGCAGTACTTCTCCTGGCATTTCAGAGCTCCAAATTCAAGAGCTATGCAACCAGGACAAGGACACAGAGGACTGCACAGAGGCCAACATCTCGACAGTCCAATCTAGGGACACTGAACCTTCAACACAGCCTGAATCTGAAGAAGAACATGCTTCTGACCCCAATTCATCTGAACCCAGATCAGTGCCAGTCTCTGATTCCCACATTGAATCCACAACAGAGGCTGACTTTTGCTCCGAGGCAGAAATTGATTCAGAACTTCAAGCGGAATCAGATCCAAGCATAGAATCAGAACCACAAGTTGAATCAGACTCAGAACCACAAGTCGAATCAGATATGGAGTCAGAGCAGCCCCCTGATTTAGAGCTCTCTGCAGAGTCTGAACCAGAGCTGGAATCAGAACCAGATTCCACAGCGGAAGTGACACTAAATCTCGAACAGGAGTGTGAATGGGAAGCGGAACAGCAAGCCACTACTGATTCCAGAGGAAGGTCTGAGGCAACTTTACCAGAACAGGCTACAGAACACCCTGAGGAGATGGAGAATGAGGATTTCTGTGCTGTCTGCCTCATTGGAGGGGACCTGCTATGTTGTGACCATTGCCCCAAGGTCTTCCACCTGGCCTGCCATGTGCCTTCTCTCCTCAGCTTTCCCAC AGGTGACTGGGTTTGCACTCTGTGCAGAGATGTGCAGCGGCCAGAAGTGGAGTATGACTGCGAGGATGTACGGCTGCCCATAGCCATCGCGCCATCTGGACTGTCTGCATGCGACCAGAGG AAATGTGAGAAGCTAACTCTGCTTATCTACAGCAACATTCTCAGTGCTCCTTTCCATGAGCCTGTCAGCCCACTG GCCCGTCATTATTATCAGATCATCAAGAGGCCCATGGACTTATCTGCTATCCGAAGCCGGCTCAACAAAAGCAGCTCGTCACACTACAACTCCCCCAGCGAGTTTGTGGCTGACGTCCTACTGATGTTTAAAAACTGTGCCAAGTTCAACTAC ccgGACTCTGAAGTGGCGCAGGCGGGTCGCAGCTTGcaggatttttttctttctaagcTGAGTGAGGTTTTCCCGGAGCTCAACTGCCCTGCTCTTGAGGACGACTCAGACAGTGACGAGTATGAGGAGGCTGAGCAGGCAGCGGCCGCCGGCTTTCCCTGGCCGGAGAGAAAAGAGCAAAGCcacaggaagaggaagaggaggcacTCGCTCAACTGGAGGAGGCACCATTATTAG